The genomic DNA ACTTTTTTTATTTTGGGATAAATATACTAAAGCAAGTGTATAGTAATAAGAAAGATTTTGAGAATTTATATTTATTGCTTTTTGTAAATTTGTAATCGCTTTATCAGATTCTCCCTTTCTATAATATGCTTCTCCAAGGTAATAATAAACATCGGAATTCTCTGGAGAAATTTTTTTTGCTTCTTCAAAAATATTTATTGCTTTTACATATTCTTCAGTTTTTAAATATATAACACCCTCATTGATTAAATCTGTAAATTCTCTACCGTATACTAAAAAGGTGAATATTGTAAACATTAATATTATATTTTTCTTCATCTTTTCCCTCCTTTTTTATTTAATATTACCTTAAAAATAAAAGGAATGTCAATTGGTAATTTTTTCATCACTCTTTCATTTGTTTTTTTAACTGTTCAATTAGTTCATCTAATTCGCCATCCATAATTTTATCAAGATTATAACTTGTAAAATTTATTCTGTGGTCTGTTAATCTGTTTTGAGGGAAATTATAAGTTCTTATTTTCTCACTTCTATCACCTGTTTTTATAAGTTTTTTTCTTTCTGTATCTATTTTTTCCTTTTTTTCTCTTTCATAAATATCTTGTAATCTTGCTCTTAAAATCTTCATTGCTTTTTCTCTATTTTTTAATTGAGATCTATCATCCTGACAACTTACTGTAATTCCGCTGGGGATATGGGTTATTCTTACTGCTGAAGATGTCTTATTAACATGTTGTCCACCATGTCCACTTGCTCTAAATGTTTCAATTTTTAAATCTTCTGGATTAATTTTAATTTCTTCGCTTTCTATTTCTGGTAAGACAGCAACAGTTGCTGCGGATGTATGAATTCTTCCGTAACTTTCTGTTTTTGGTACTCTTTGAACTCTATGTACTCCACCTTCATATTTTAAATTACCATAAGCTCCTTTTCCTTTAACAGAAAAAATTATTTCTTTATATCCTCCAAGTTCAGAAGGGTGAGAATCTAAAATTTCTATTTTAAAATTGTTTTTTTCACAATATTTTAGATACATTCTGAAGAGATCACCAACAAAAAGACATGCCTCTTCTCCACCTATTCCTGCTCTTATTTCAACAATAGCATTTTTGTTATTGACCTCATTTTCAGGATTTAAAAGATTTTCTATTTCAATTTCTATTTTATTTTTTTCTTTAATTAAAGAATCAAGTTCTTCTTTTGCAATCTTTTGCAGTTCTTCTTCCCCATTCTCTATTATTGCTTTATCTTCCTCTATTTTTTTTAAAATTTCATCATATTTCTTTTTGAGTTTTAATATTTCTTCATAAACACTTATTTTTTTAAGAACTTCTTTGAATTTTTCAGTATCTTTCTTTTCCTGCGAAAGAAGTTCAAGATATTGTCTATATTCTATTTCTATTTCTTTGATTTTTTCATCCACCATATTTTTTCTTAAATTTTTCTACTCTTCCAGTGATATCAACGACTTTTTGTTTTCCTGTAAAATAGGGGTGGCATTTATTACATATTTCCACTTTAATTTCTGATTTCGTTGATCTTGTTTTTACAATATTTCCACAAGCACAAACTATTGTTGCATCTTTATACTCAGGATGAATTCCTTTTTTCATTTTTTCCCTCCTCTATTATTTCTATTTCAAATTCTTTTAAATCATCTCTACTGACGGGTTTTTCAACTATTGTTATTCCCTCACCGCTAAAATATTTAATAGTATTTCCTTCAATCAAAAATCTTATTTTTTCTATTTCAGGAAACTGTGTTCCAGTATAAACAATCTGAGCAATTCTTGTTTCCATTAATAAAGTTCCTCCTCCTTCTTCAACCTCTTTTGAAAAATTTAAATTTAAAGTATCACCTTCTATTTTTAAATCCAAAATTCTTGTATTTTCGTTTAAACTTGTAGAAAAACCATTTTTTTTCTCTTCTTCTGTGGGTCCTTTTATTAATTCCCGCATAGTATTTTCTATTTTGTTTTCTATCCCTCTATAATACTTAATTTTTCTTATCACTGGTTTAACAATAGTTTTATCCTTTTCCTGTTTAACCAAAAAAATGTATACATTTGTTTTTTGTGTAAATTTTTCAATTATTTCCCAAGTCCCCAGTAAAAGAAGTAATAAAATAAATATTGAAAACAGAACATAAATTACAATCTTTTCTTTTTTTTCCATAGAAATCTTTCCAAATCAAAAAATAATAAATACGTTTTAAATTCATATTATACCTTTTTATTTTTTAAAGTCAATTTAATAGAGGTTTGTTATGCTTTTATAACTTTTGGAAGTTTTTCTTTATAAACATTTCTTGTGTCAATAATTAGAGGAACACAATCATAAAGTGTTTTATAATCAATATTTGAATGGTCAGTAACGATGATTGCAACATCGTAATTTTTTAATTTTTCAGGAGAAAATTCAATAGAAAAAATAGGTTTAGGATATTGTCTCGTTTTTTTTACCTCTTTCACAAAGGGGTCATAATAATCAATTCTATCAACATTTTTTTTCTCAAGAATTTTTATAATTTTGAAAGCAGGTGACTCTCTGATATCATCTACATCTTTTTTGTAAGCAATACCTACTATTAAAATTTTACTTCCTTTTATTGGTTTTCCTTGCATATTCAGACCTTCTATACATTTTTCAACTACATAATAGGGCATCATAGTATTTATTTCGCCTGCCAGTTCAATAAAACTTGTTGTAAAATCATATCTTTTTGCTACCCATGTTAAATAAAATGGGTCAATGGGTATACAATGTCCACCAAGACCCGGTCCTGGATAAAACGGTTGAAAACCGAATGGTTTTGTTTTAGATGCTTCAATTACTTCCCATATATCAATTCCCATTTTTTCAAAAAGCATTTTAAGTTCATTAACAAGGGCTATGTTAACTGCTCTATAAATATTTTCAAGAAGTTTTGTCGCTTCTGCTACTTCGGTAGAAGAAACAGGTACCACTTCATCAACTATTTGAGAATATAAAACTATACCTATTTTTTTGCAATTTTCTGTAATTCCTCCAACAACCTTTGGAATGTCTTTTGTTTTATATTTTGGATTGCCAGGGTCTTCTCTTTCTGGTGAATATATAAGAAAAAAATCTTCACCTGCTTTAAGTCCTTTTTTTTCAAATTTTGAAAGGTAAATTTCTCTTGTTGTTCCTGGATAAGTAGTTGATTCAAGTGAAATTATATGTCCTTCTCTCAAATTTTCATATATATCATCTGCTGTTTTGTGAAGATATGTCAGGTCAGGTTCTCTGTAAGGATTTAGTGGTGTTGGGACACATATAACAATTGCATCAACTTCTTTTAATCTTCTCATATCTGTTGTTGGTTCCAGATTTGGAATAATTTGTTTTATTTTTTCTTCAGGAATGTAGTGAATATAAGAAATCCCTTTTTTCAATTTTACTACTTTTTCTTCATCTGTATCAAAACCAATAACATTAAATCCACTCTCTATAAATCTAATAACAAGGGGTAATCCCACATATCCAAGCCCAATTACACCAACTTTTATTTCTTTCTTTTCAATCTTTTTTACTAAATTATTAATTTCTACCATGGTTAAAGTTTAACTTTTAAATCATTATTCTTCAAGTTTTACTATTTTTACCTCTGAAAGATTAATTATGAAACACTCAACATTATTTATATTGAAGATTTTTTTCATCGCTATTTTATAAATTTCAAGTTGTTCTTTATATTTTTCTAAATCAGAGAAATATGTTTTGAATTCGTAAATTTTTATTTTCCCTTTTTCTATAAAAACTTTATCAATAATTCCTTCGTAAATTTTATTATTCATTTC from bacterium includes the following:
- the prfA gene encoding peptide chain release factor 1, with protein sequence MVDEKIKEIEIEYRQYLELLSQEKKDTEKFKEVLKKISVYEEILKLKKKYDEILKKIEEDKAIIENGEEELQKIAKEELDSLIKEKNKIEIEIENLLNPENEVNNKNAIVEIRAGIGGEEACLFVGDLFRMYLKYCEKNNFKIEILDSHPSELGGYKEIIFSVKGKGAYGNLKYEGGVHRVQRVPKTESYGRIHTSAATVAVLPEIESEEIKINPEDLKIETFRASGHGGQHVNKTSSAVRITHIPSGITVSCQDDRSQLKNREKAMKILRARLQDIYEREKKEKIDTERKKLIKTGDRSEKIRTYNFPQNRLTDHRINFTSYNLDKIMDGELDELIEQLKKQMKE
- the rpmE gene encoding 50S ribosomal protein L31 yields the protein MKKGIHPEYKDATIVCACGNIVKTRSTKSEIKVEICNKCHPYFTGKQKVVDITGRVEKFKKKYGG
- a CDS encoding GerMN domain-containing protein — encoded protein: MEKKEKIVIYVLFSIFILLLLLLGTWEIIEKFTQKTNVYIFLVKQEKDKTIVKPVIRKIKYYRGIENKIENTMRELIKGPTEEEKKNGFSTSLNENTRILDLKIEGDTLNLNFSKEVEEGGGTLLMETRIAQIVYTGTQFPEIEKIRFLIEGNTIKYFSGEGITIVEKPVSRDDLKEFEIEIIEEGKNEKRNSS
- a CDS encoding nucleotide sugar dehydrogenase, which produces MVEINNLVKKIEKKEIKVGVIGLGYVGLPLVIRFIESGFNVIGFDTDEEKVVKLKKGISYIHYIPEEKIKQIIPNLEPTTDMRRLKEVDAIVICVPTPLNPYREPDLTYLHKTADDIYENLREGHIISLESTTYPGTTREIYLSKFEKKGLKAGEDFFLIYSPEREDPGNPKYKTKDIPKVVGGITENCKKIGIVLYSQIVDEVVPVSSTEVAEATKLLENIYRAVNIALVNELKMLFEKMGIDIWEVIEASKTKPFGFQPFYPGPGLGGHCIPIDPFYLTWVAKRYDFTTSFIELAGEINTMMPYYVVEKCIEGLNMQGKPIKGSKILIVGIAYKKDVDDIRESPAFKIIKILEKKNVDRIDYYDPFVKEVKKTRQYPKPIFSIEFSPEKLKNYDVAIIVTDHSNIDYKTLYDCVPLIIDTRNVYKEKLPKVIKA